The following proteins are encoded in a genomic region of Planococcus lenghuensis:
- a CDS encoding deoxynucleoside kinase — MPVPFITVEGPIGVGKTSLSKVIADQYKFQLLKEIVDENPFLDKFYENIEEWSFQTEMFFLCNRYKQLSDIQKEFINRSEPVVADYHIFKNLIFAKRTLPMMEYAKYKAIYNILTADMPKPNMVIYLHASLDTLMKRISLRGRDFEKNITRDYMEKLSADYHDFIENFEHAHPEIPVLRFNGDELDFVQNEADLAVIMGQVDQTLQQRSLHV; from the coding sequence CATTCATTACGGTAGAAGGTCCGATCGGTGTTGGAAAGACATCATTATCCAAAGTGATTGCCGATCAGTATAAATTTCAGCTTTTAAAAGAAATTGTGGATGAAAATCCATTCTTGGATAAATTCTATGAGAACATTGAAGAATGGAGTTTCCAGACCGAGATGTTCTTTCTGTGCAATCGTTATAAGCAATTGTCGGATATACAGAAGGAATTCATCAATCGAAGTGAACCTGTTGTAGCCGATTATCATATCTTTAAAAACCTTATTTTTGCCAAACGCACACTGCCCATGATGGAGTATGCAAAATACAAAGCAATTTATAATATTCTGACGGCTGATATGCCAAAACCGAATATGGTCATTTATCTGCACGCAAGCCTCGATACATTGATGAAGCGCATTTCGCTGCGGGGGCGGGATTTTGAAAAAAATATTACCCGGGATTATATGGAGAAGCTGTCGGCAGACTATCATGATTTCATTGAGAACTTTGAACATGCCCACCCCGAAATTCCAGTCCTGCGCTTTAATGGAGATGAATTGGACTTCGTGCAAAATGAAGCGGATCTGGCTGTCATTATGGGACAAGTGGATCAGACGCTTCAGCAAAGGAGTTTACATGTATGA
- a CDS encoding ABC transporter ATP-binding protein: protein MAEIKLEHIHKSYDNKVTAVSDFNLHVNDEEFIVFVGPSGCGKSTTLRMIAGLEEITDGDFYIDDRKMNNVAPKDRDIAMVFQNYALYPHMTVYDNMAFGLKLRKLPKAEIKQRVEDAAQILGLTDYLKRKPKALSGGQRQRVALGRAIVRDAKVFLMDEPLSNLDAKLRVQMRAEITKLHQRLKTTTIYVTHDQTEAMTMANRIVVMKDGFIQQVGTPKEVYDYPENLFVGGFIGSPAMNFFDGVLEGGKFITNNVALDVPADHLSLLKAEGYEGKEIILGIRPEHISAEEEDIRNAPGAVVEAYIDVSELTGAETMLYSRLGEQNFIARVEAHTEIQAGHTLPLMLDLKRAHFFNPETTRRIHA from the coding sequence ATGGCAGAAATTAAGCTTGAGCATATCCATAAAAGCTATGATAACAAAGTTACCGCTGTCTCGGATTTTAATCTCCATGTTAACGACGAAGAGTTTATTGTGTTCGTCGGTCCTTCCGGCTGCGGTAAATCCACGACATTACGCATGATTGCAGGGCTCGAAGAAATCACGGACGGCGACTTCTATATTGATGATCGCAAGATGAATAATGTAGCACCAAAAGACCGGGACATCGCAATGGTGTTTCAGAACTATGCACTTTATCCGCACATGACTGTATATGACAATATGGCATTTGGCCTCAAGCTCCGTAAACTGCCAAAAGCAGAAATTAAACAGCGGGTGGAAGATGCTGCACAGATTTTAGGTCTGACTGATTACCTGAAGCGGAAACCAAAAGCGCTGTCAGGCGGGCAGCGGCAGCGGGTGGCACTCGGTCGGGCAATTGTTCGGGATGCGAAGGTTTTCCTGATGGATGAACCGCTCTCCAACCTGGACGCCAAATTGCGCGTGCAGATGCGGGCGGAAATCACAAAGCTTCACCAGCGGCTGAAAACGACAACCATCTATGTAACACACGACCAGACAGAGGCCATGACGATGGCAAACCGGATTGTCGTCATGAAAGATGGGTTTATCCAGCAGGTCGGTACACCGAAAGAAGTGTACGACTATCCGGAAAATTTATTTGTCGGCGGTTTCATTGGTTCACCAGCTATGAACTTTTTCGATGGTGTGCTTGAAGGCGGGAAATTCATCACGAATAACGTTGCACTCGATGTACCAGCTGATCATCTCAGCTTGTTAAAGGCAGAAGGATACGAAGGGAAAGAAATTATCCTCGGTATCCGGCCGGAGCATATCAGTGCGGAAGAAGAAGATATCCGCAATGCACCAGGTGCTGTAGTGGAAGCCTATATCGATGTATCTGAACTTACGGGTGCAGAGACCATGCTCTATTCCCGTTTAGGCGAGCAGAACTTCATTGCACGGGTAGAAGCGCACACCGAAATCCAGGCAGGCCATACGTTGCCATTAATGTTGGATCTAAAACGGGCTCATTTTTTCAATCCTGAAACAACCCGGCGCATTCATGCATGA
- a CDS encoding YbaB/EbfC family nucleoid-associated protein: protein MRGGGNMQGMMKQMQKMQKQMAEAQEELGTKEFEGTAGGGMVKVTVSGHKQVLDIKLDPEVVDPDDVETLQDVLVVAVNDAFKKADDHVNATMGQFTKGLNLPGMF, encoded by the coding sequence ATGCGCGGCGGAGGAAACATGCAGGGCATGATGAAACAGATGCAGAAAATGCAGAAACAAATGGCGGAAGCACAAGAAGAACTCGGAACGAAGGAGTTTGAAGGAACTGCCGGAGGCGGCATGGTCAAAGTCACGGTATCCGGGCATAAACAAGTGCTGGATATTAAACTTGATCCGGAAGTTGTTGATCCGGATGATGTGGAAACACTGCAGGATGTACTGGTGGTAGCAGTGAATGATGCATTTAAAAAAGCTGATGACCATGTCAACGCTACAATGGGGCAGTTCACGAAAGGCCTTAATCTTCCGGGAATGTTCTAG
- the dnaX gene encoding DNA polymerase III subunit gamma/tau, which translates to MAYQAFYRAYRPQSFSEMTGQTHVKQTLQNALLYGKTTHAYLFSGPRGTGKTSAAKIFTKALNCERAPVSEPCNECPSCISISEGSNTDVIEFDAASNSRVEEMRDIIERVRFSPANSRFKVYIIDEVHMLSNSAFNALLKTLEEPPEHAVFILATTEPHKLPLTIISRCQRFDFKRHAPVDIVKRMIEVLEDAGIPYNEQALKIIAQAAAGGMRDALSLLDQVVSFSGDEMQEEDALLVTGSISQDTFYHIAGALVDKDIAQALSLLEKLVQDGKDPVRLVEDFVTFFRDLLLIKTAPGLEAMLELASAEPHFVELADRLEASALYDWISILTKTQQEMRFSNHTKIYMETALLQMVQAAPAVHAAAPQPELEAKISALESMVHELQQQLKNGAAAQVAAPAAEPQKRARPKSQSRFSVPVGRIQEVLKHATKDDINAVKTNWASVLGNLQRSHAALLNDAEPVAASANAFVLKFKYDIHCQMASDNQTFAAAFNQLLQQYTGKSYDPVFVPDENWLKIREDFIKTNGLKQQTDESEESESNDDNPFGAGAAAEEDPFIAEAERLFGKDFVEVHDD; encoded by the coding sequence TTGGCATACCAAGCTTTTTACCGGGCGTACCGGCCGCAGTCTTTTTCGGAGATGACGGGCCAGACGCATGTGAAACAGACACTGCAGAACGCTCTCCTTTACGGAAAAACAACGCATGCCTACCTATTTTCCGGCCCGCGGGGCACCGGGAAAACAAGCGCAGCTAAAATATTTACAAAGGCGTTGAATTGCGAACGGGCACCAGTCTCGGAACCCTGCAATGAATGCCCGTCCTGCATCAGCATTTCAGAAGGCTCCAATACCGATGTCATCGAGTTTGATGCAGCATCCAATTCCCGGGTGGAAGAGATGCGGGACATTATTGAACGGGTCCGGTTCTCCCCGGCAAATTCACGCTTTAAGGTATATATCATTGACGAAGTGCATATGCTGTCCAATAGTGCGTTCAATGCATTGCTGAAAACATTGGAAGAACCGCCGGAGCATGCGGTATTCATCCTGGCAACAACCGAGCCGCATAAGCTGCCGCTGACCATCATCTCACGCTGCCAGCGGTTTGATTTCAAGCGGCACGCTCCTGTCGATATTGTCAAACGAATGATTGAAGTGCTGGAAGACGCCGGGATTCCGTATAATGAACAAGCGCTGAAGATCATTGCACAGGCGGCTGCCGGCGGAATGCGGGATGCATTGAGCCTCCTGGATCAGGTAGTATCGTTCAGTGGAGATGAAATGCAGGAAGAGGACGCTTTGCTTGTTACCGGGTCGATCAGTCAGGACACGTTTTATCACATTGCAGGGGCGCTCGTGGATAAGGATATTGCACAGGCGCTGTCGCTGCTGGAAAAACTGGTACAGGACGGAAAAGATCCGGTCCGGCTGGTGGAGGACTTCGTTACATTCTTCAGGGACTTGTTGCTGATTAAAACAGCTCCAGGGCTGGAAGCCATGCTGGAACTGGCATCTGCTGAACCACATTTTGTGGAGCTGGCTGACCGGCTGGAAGCGTCGGCTCTTTATGATTGGATCAGCATTCTGACGAAAACACAGCAGGAGATGCGATTCTCAAATCACACGAAAATCTATATGGAAACCGCTCTTCTGCAAATGGTTCAGGCAGCGCCTGCTGTACATGCGGCAGCTCCCCAACCGGAGCTGGAAGCGAAAATCAGTGCGCTCGAAAGCATGGTGCATGAACTTCAGCAGCAGCTGAAAAATGGCGCTGCTGCTCAAGTGGCAGCGCCTGCTGCTGAACCGCAGAAACGGGCCCGTCCGAAATCGCAGAGCCGGTTCAGTGTGCCGGTCGGCCGGATTCAGGAAGTATTGAAGCATGCAACGAAAGACGATATTAATGCAGTCAAAACAAATTGGGCTTCTGTGTTGGGCAATCTGCAGCGGTCACATGCCGCATTGCTGAATGATGCAGAGCCCGTAGCGGCATCGGCGAACGCTTTTGTGTTAAAATTTAAATATGACATTCACTGTCAGATGGCCTCGGATAATCAGACGTTTGCAGCGGCTTTCAATCAGCTGCTTCAGCAGTATACAGGCAAGTCATATGATCCGGTTTTTGTGCCGGATGAGAATTGGCTGAAGATCCGGGAAGATTTCATCAAAACGAATGGCCTGAAACAGCAGACTGACGAATCGGAAGAGTCTGAATCAAATGATGATAATCCATTCGGAGCAGGAGCTGCCGCCGAAGAAGATCCATTCATTGCAGAAGCGGAGAGGCTGTTCGGTAAAGATTTTGTTGAAGTCCATGATGATTAA
- a CDS encoding deoxynucleoside kinase — protein sequence MNIREKYGIPSNAVITVAGTVGVGKSTMTTKLAEALQFRTSFEKVDANPYLDRFYDDFKKWSFHLQIYFLAERFKEQKRMFEYGGGFVQDRSIYEDTGIFAKMHYEKGTMDPIDYETYTNLFEAMVMTPYFPHPDVLIYLEGSIEDILARIQERGRAMEQQTPIDYWLEMHERYEKWIDSFNACPVLRLNINDYDLLNDPKCTERITERIGHFMKQTAVLRK from the coding sequence ATGAATATACGCGAAAAATATGGCATTCCCTCTAATGCCGTTATCACAGTGGCAGGTACCGTAGGTGTCGGGAAATCGACAATGACAACGAAGCTGGCTGAAGCTCTTCAGTTCCGGACATCTTTTGAAAAAGTAGATGCCAATCCTTATTTGGACCGTTTCTATGATGACTTCAAAAAATGGAGTTTCCATCTGCAGATTTACTTTCTGGCAGAGCGTTTCAAAGAACAGAAGCGCATGTTTGAATATGGTGGAGGATTCGTTCAGGACCGCTCGATTTATGAAGACACCGGCATTTTCGCCAAAATGCATTATGAAAAAGGTACGATGGATCCGATTGATTATGAGACATATACAAATTTGTTCGAGGCTATGGTGATGACACCTTATTTTCCACATCCGGATGTGCTTATTTATCTGGAAGGATCGATTGAAGATATTCTGGCGCGCATTCAAGAACGCGGACGGGCCATGGAACAGCAGACCCCGATTGATTATTGGTTAGAGATGCATGAAAGGTACGAGAAGTGGATCGATTCCTTCAATGCGTGTCCGGTCCTCCGGTTGAACATCAATGATTATGATTTACTGAACGATCCCAAGTGTACCGAACGGATCACAGAGCGCATCGGTCATTTCATGAAACAGACAGCTGTCTTGAGAAAGTAG
- the recR gene encoding recombination mediator RecR, whose protein sequence is MHYPEPISRLMDSFMKLPGIGPKTAARLAFFVLGMKEDTVLNFAKALVDAKRNLGFCSICGHITDTDPCYICQDKSRDASTVCVVQDPKDVIAMEKMRDYSGLYHVLHGSISPMDGIGPEDINVPSLLTRLQNEEIQELILATNPTIEGEATAMYISRLVKPSGIRTTRIAHGLPVGGDLEYADEVTLSKALEGRREL, encoded by the coding sequence ATGCATTATCCAGAACCGATATCACGATTAATGGACAGTTTTATGAAACTGCCAGGCATCGGGCCTAAAACTGCTGCCCGGCTGGCGTTTTTTGTGCTAGGCATGAAAGAAGATACTGTACTCAATTTTGCAAAAGCGCTGGTTGATGCAAAACGGAACCTCGGCTTCTGTTCAATCTGTGGTCATATTACAGATACAGATCCATGCTATATCTGTCAGGATAAATCACGTGATGCTTCCACTGTGTGTGTCGTACAGGACCCAAAAGATGTAATCGCCATGGAAAAGATGCGGGATTACAGTGGCTTGTATCATGTATTGCATGGCTCGATTTCGCCGATGGATGGCATTGGGCCGGAAGACATTAATGTGCCATCACTTCTGACCCGTCTTCAGAACGAGGAGATCCAGGAATTAATTCTTGCGACGAATCCTACGATCGAAGGGGAAGCGACAGCGATGTATATTTCGCGTCTGGTCAAGCCTTCCGGTATCCGGACGACCCGGATTGCCCACGGTCTGCCGGTTGGCGGCGATTTGGAGTATGCAGATGAAGTGACGCTGTCAAAGGCATTGGAAGGACGCCGGGAACTGTAG